One Megasphaera vaginalis (ex Bordigoni et al. 2020) DNA window includes the following coding sequences:
- a CDS encoding ornithine carbamoyltransferase, producing MMKHVNSFKNYTSDELQGILLLAKKIKENQEAYANILSGKKLYTLFEKTSNRTYLSFVIGMEELGGKAYNQKWSDSNFTIGDTMSEVQYVCRNVDCIMGRFKKAETTAAFMNSATVPVINGCDNTFHPTQALADMLTLYEKLGRFSASVLYIGAKNNTFNSLSEIVTALGGQMYGLTPFSQVMAVGGDFYDSLKATGRYHEISPTVSKEELKKIVGAVDCVYTDTWVDMEFFTNPAYEEKKNAIIEQMMPYQIDAALLAGTKALVFHDMPIHPGFEISKEVMEQHLETILDEAENRRHAEKGLLVYLLTGKLDW from the coding sequence ATGATGAAACACGTTAACAGCTTTAAAAATTACACGTCTGATGAATTACAGGGCATCTTATTGTTGGCAAAGAAAATAAAAGAAAATCAAGAGGCATATGCGAATATTTTATCAGGGAAAAAATTATATACGCTTTTTGAAAAAACCTCTAATCGGACATATTTATCTTTCGTCATAGGCATGGAAGAATTAGGCGGAAAGGCGTATAATCAAAAATGGAGTGACAGCAATTTTACGATCGGCGATACGATGAGTGAAGTGCAGTACGTTTGCCGCAATGTGGACTGTATTATGGGGCGATTCAAGAAAGCTGAAACGACGGCGGCCTTTATGAACAGTGCTACTGTACCGGTTATCAACGGTTGCGATAATACGTTTCACCCGACGCAGGCGTTGGCGGATATGCTGACGTTATATGAAAAGCTGGGGCGTTTCTCGGCATCGGTTCTGTACATTGGCGCCAAAAACAATACCTTTAATTCTTTATCTGAAATCGTTACGGCCTTAGGCGGGCAGATGTACGGGCTGACACCTTTCAGTCAGGTCATGGCTGTGGGCGGTGATTTTTACGATTCATTGAAGGCCACGGGACGTTATCATGAAATTTCTCCGACTGTCAGCAAAGAAGAATTGAAGAAAATTGTCGGTGCCGTGGACTGCGTCTATACCGATACATGGGTCGACATGGAATTTTTTACGAATCCTGCCTATGAGGAAAAGAAGAACGCCATCATTGAGCAGATGATGCCGTATCAAATCGATGCGGCATTACTGGCAGGCACAAAGGCGCTCGTATTCCATGATATGCCTATCCATCCGGGCTTCGAAATCAGCAAAGAGGTCATGGAGCA
- a CDS encoding cold shock domain-containing protein → MHGKVKWFSAEKGYGFIEREDGGDVFVHFSAIQEDGFKSLTEGQEVEFDIVDGARGPQAANVTKA, encoded by the coding sequence ATGCACGGTAAAGTAAAATGGTTTAGCGCAGAAAAAGGTTATGGCTTTATTGAAAGAGAAGATGGCGGCGATGTGTTTGTACATTTTTCAGCTATCCAGGAAGACGGCTTCAAATCCCTGACAGAAGGTCAGGAAGTTGAATTCGACATCGTCGATGGCGCTCGTGGACCGCAGGCTGCTAACGTTACAAAAGCGTAA
- a CDS encoding dihydrofolate reductase translates to MLHLIAAVAEDGGIGRDNQLLCHISADLRHFKALTMGHPMIMGRKTFESLPGILPGRSHWVLTSQADYGKRRKDIAVYHSVADLRQDMEPSKEYFVIGGASLYAAFLPFACSLYLTKIEAVFEADAFFPPFEEGQWQLESAERFEKNESNKYTYSFCHYLRKDL, encoded by the coding sequence ATGCTGCACTTGATCGCCGCCGTTGCGGAAGATGGAGGCATCGGCAGGGATAATCAATTACTCTGTCATATTTCGGCGGATTTACGGCACTTTAAAGCGTTGACGATGGGGCACCCGATGATTATGGGACGGAAAACCTTTGAAAGCTTGCCGGGAATCTTACCGGGTCGCAGTCACTGGGTATTAACGTCTCAAGCGGATTACGGTAAGCGTCGAAAGGATATTGCGGTATATCATTCTGTTGCGGATTTGAGACAGGACATGGAGCCGTCGAAAGAGTACTTCGTCATTGGCGGCGCATCGCTTTATGCGGCATTTCTGCCGTTTGCCTGCAGTCTTTATTTAACAAAAATAGAGGCCGTGTTCGAAGCCGACGCATTTTTCCCACCTTTTGAAGAAGGGCAGTGGCAATTGGAATCGGCAGAACGGTTTGAAAAAAATGAATCTAATAAATATACGTATTCTTTTTGTCACTATCTTAGAAAAGACCTATAA
- a CDS encoding thymidylate synthase, which translates to MSSADTQYLDIVENIIEHGFYGNNRTGIRTYKLPHQVMQFDLAAEFPILTTKFVAFKTAVKEILWIWQLQSNDVRELQKMNCHVWDEWMRPDGTIGKAYGYQIRKYRQVDTLLEQLRTDPQSRRMIVSLWNLDDLDDMALQPCAFQTLWDVTAGRLNCMLIQRSGDMGLGVPFNMTQYAVLVHLIAQSAGLKPGLFTHVINNAHVYENHVEVLRQQLARRDAAMAAPDLLINTAVRDFYDFKIEDITLDNYRHLGKLSMEVAV; encoded by the coding sequence ATGAGCAGCGCAGATACGCAATATCTCGATATTGTTGAGAACATCATCGAGCACGGTTTTTATGGCAATAACAGAACGGGGATTCGGACGTACAAGTTACCGCATCAAGTCATGCAGTTTGATTTAGCGGCGGAATTTCCCATTTTAACGACGAAATTCGTCGCATTTAAGACGGCAGTGAAGGAAATCCTTTGGATCTGGCAGCTTCAGAGCAACGACGTACGGGAGTTGCAGAAGATGAATTGCCACGTTTGGGACGAATGGATGCGGCCTGACGGCACGATCGGCAAGGCTTACGGATATCAGATTCGGAAATACAGGCAGGTAGATACGCTTTTGGAGCAGCTGCGGACAGATCCGCAGAGTCGCCGCATGATCGTTTCCCTCTGGAACTTGGATGATCTGGACGATATGGCGCTGCAGCCTTGCGCTTTTCAGACGCTTTGGGATGTTACGGCAGGACGGCTGAATTGCATGTTGATACAGCGCAGCGGCGATATGGGACTCGGTGTTCCCTTCAATATGACCCAGTATGCCGTTTTGGTACACTTGATTGCCCAGTCTGCAGGACTGAAACCGGGCCTTTTCACACATGTCATTAATAACGCCCATGTTTATGAAAATCATGTAGAAGTATTGCGGCAGCAATTGGCTCGGCGTGATGCCGCCATGGCGGCGCCCGACTTGCTGATCAATACGGCGGTGCGAGATTTTTATGATTTTAAAATAGAGGATATCACACTGGATAATTATCGGCACTTAGGAAAATTATCGATGGAGGTCGCTGTCTGA
- the recQ gene encoding DNA helicase RecQ — protein sequence MQPTDVLKQYFGYTAFRPGQEAVVTALLQQRDSLVIMPTGAGKSLCFQIPALLMPGLTLVISPLISLMKDQVDSLLNQQIAATFINSQCTFEESKERFSQICRGKFKLVYISPERLQNEFFTSLMKELPLAMVVIDEAHCVSQWGHDFRPSYGAISSWIEALPQRPVVSAFTATATEKVKGDMLALLGLQKPQLFIGGFDRPNLYFRVVGNGDRMAFLEAYLREHRRDSGIIYGATRKDVDRIYQRLQRQGFSVGRYHAGLSDEERRRVQEAFSYDRLAVIVATNAFGMGIDKSNVRFVIHYQMPKNMESYYQEAGRAGRDGAPGECILLFSRQDIMIQNYLIERSVHDQQQQRHEKLLLRQMIDYCEQPGCLRRAILAYFGETPAWRDCGHCGNCDSPKVEEKITPEVRLICLCVDELKGRFGMTMVCDILKGTANAKVRRYGFEGKASFGMLGDFSQEEIRSLIRTCLQLHFLEQSDGQYPVLSLTAAGREQLQSGRTVVRTKRIAAAPSAEKKKRFSADIDEVALRPVFEILRSLRYRLAKEEQIPPFVIFSDATLWEIAGRRPQSLDELGEVKGVGSFKLHKYGHIFLEALREFDE from the coding sequence ATGCAGCCGACAGATGTGTTAAAACAGTATTTCGGATATACGGCGTTCAGGCCCGGGCAGGAAGCTGTTGTCACTGCATTGCTGCAGCAGCGTGACAGTTTGGTCATCATGCCGACGGGAGCCGGAAAATCACTTTGTTTTCAGATCCCGGCGCTGCTGATGCCCGGTCTTACTTTGGTTATTTCACCGCTTATTTCCCTGATGAAAGATCAGGTTGATTCCCTTCTGAATCAGCAGATTGCCGCGACTTTTATCAACAGTCAATGTACCTTTGAAGAATCGAAGGAACGATTTTCGCAAATTTGCAGGGGTAAGTTCAAGTTGGTGTATATTTCGCCGGAGCGACTGCAAAATGAATTCTTTACTTCGCTGATGAAGGAATTGCCGCTTGCCATGGTCGTCATTGACGAAGCCCATTGCGTATCGCAATGGGGACATGATTTCCGGCCAAGCTACGGGGCGATCAGTTCCTGGATCGAGGCGTTGCCGCAGCGTCCCGTCGTGAGCGCATTTACGGCGACGGCGACGGAAAAGGTCAAGGGTGATATGTTGGCGCTCTTGGGGCTGCAGAAACCGCAGTTGTTTATCGGTGGTTTTGACCGGCCGAACTTGTATTTTCGTGTTGTCGGCAACGGCGACCGCATGGCTTTTTTGGAAGCCTATTTGCGCGAACACCGGCGTGACAGCGGGATTATTTACGGGGCGACGCGCAAAGATGTAGATCGTATTTATCAGCGACTGCAGCGTCAGGGCTTTTCTGTCGGCCGGTACCATGCCGGTTTGTCCGATGAGGAACGGCGGCGCGTGCAGGAAGCCTTTTCGTATGACCGGCTGGCAGTTATTGTAGCTACGAATGCTTTCGGAATGGGTATTGATAAAAGCAATGTCCGATTTGTGATTCATTATCAAATGCCGAAAAATATGGAGAGTTATTATCAGGAAGCGGGTCGTGCCGGGCGCGACGGAGCTCCCGGCGAATGCATTCTCCTGTTTAGCAGGCAGGACATTATGATTCAGAATTATTTGATTGAAAGATCCGTGCATGATCAACAACAGCAGCGGCACGAAAAGCTCCTGCTTCGGCAAATGATCGACTATTGCGAGCAGCCGGGGTGTCTGCGCCGCGCCATTTTGGCGTATTTCGGCGAGACGCCTGCTTGGCGTGACTGCGGCCATTGCGGTAATTGCGACAGTCCGAAGGTGGAAGAAAAGATTACGCCGGAAGTTCGGCTGATCTGCCTTTGTGTCGATGAACTGAAAGGCCGTTTCGGGATGACAATGGTCTGTGATATACTGAAAGGGACGGCTAATGCCAAGGTCAGGCGTTACGGGTTTGAAGGGAAGGCGTCGTTTGGCATGTTGGGCGATTTTTCCCAGGAAGAGATTCGCAGCCTTATTCGAACATGTTTGCAGTTACACTTCCTTGAACAATCCGACGGTCAGTATCCTGTCCTGTCATTGACGGCGGCAGGGAGGGAACAACTGCAGAGCGGCAGGACCGTCGTCAGAACGAAACGGATTGCCGCCGCTCCTTCGGCGGAAAAGAAAAAACGGTTTTCTGCCGATATCGACGAAGTTGCGTTGCGACCAGTGTTTGAAATCCTGCGTTCGTTACGGTACAGATTGGCCAAAGAGGAACAAATCCCGCCTTTCGTTATCTTTTCCGATGCCACGTTGTGGGAAATTGCAGGACGGCGGCCTCAGTCGCTTGACGAGTTGGGAGAAGTAAAAGGAGTCGGCTCCTTTAAACTTCACAAATATGGGCATATTTTTTTGGAAGCGCTTCGAGAATTTGATGAATAA
- a CDS encoding PLP-dependent aminotransferase family protein gives MTKFSNFANSLQSSDIAALLALTEKPEIISFAGGLPAPELFPIEEMKQVDAAIYAEEGRQAVQYGTTEGYVPLREEIARRMKDKFFVDCQPEHIVVTTGSQQALFILAQILVDKGQSILMESPSYMGAIMAFDPAGPRYTEVPTDDKGIIPEALEKILAADDAVRLIYVIPEFQNPTGVTWPLERRKAFMDIVSKYDVVVLEDNPYGEIRYGLEKMPSLKSLDTQGKVVFLGSFSKIFMPGLRLGWIVAAPDIVDKFVKFKQAVDLGTSTFGQRQAAYFCKLFDMEAHIARITALYAKRRDLMCDAMKTYFPADVTFTYPQGGLFTWVTLPDDVDAKKLMPKCIAQNVAYVPGDIFYPNGGHGNHFRLNYSNMPEDRIVEGIKRLGAVLAEELKK, from the coding sequence ATGACTAAATTTTCAAATTTTGCCAATTCATTACAGTCGTCCGATATTGCGGCCTTATTAGCGCTGACGGAAAAGCCGGAAATCATTTCCTTTGCCGGCGGTCTTCCGGCGCCGGAGCTTTTCCCGATTGAAGAGATGAAGCAGGTGGATGCGGCTATTTATGCCGAAGAAGGACGTCAGGCCGTGCAGTACGGAACGACGGAAGGGTATGTGCCGCTCCGTGAAGAAATTGCCCGGAGAATGAAGGATAAATTTTTCGTCGATTGCCAACCGGAACATATCGTCGTGACGACCGGTTCGCAGCAGGCGCTGTTCATCTTAGCGCAGATACTGGTTGATAAAGGGCAGTCCATCTTGATGGAAAGCCCGTCGTACATGGGGGCTATCATGGCCTTTGATCCCGCCGGACCGCGCTATACGGAAGTGCCGACAGATGACAAGGGGATTATTCCGGAAGCATTGGAAAAAATTTTAGCTGCAGACGACGCTGTCCGTTTGATTTATGTCATTCCTGAATTCCAGAATCCGACAGGCGTAACGTGGCCCCTGGAACGGCGGAAGGCTTTTATGGATATCGTCAGCAAATACGATGTTGTCGTGCTGGAAGATAATCCGTACGGCGAAATTCGTTACGGTCTTGAAAAAATGCCGTCTTTAAAATCGTTGGATACGCAGGGGAAGGTCGTTTTTCTGGGTTCTTTCTCCAAAATTTTTATGCCCGGCCTGCGGCTCGGCTGGATCGTTGCGGCACCGGACATCGTTGATAAATTTGTCAAGTTCAAGCAGGCCGTCGATCTCGGCACATCCACGTTCGGACAACGGCAGGCGGCGTATTTCTGTAAGTTGTTTGATATGGAAGCGCACATTGCCCGTATTACGGCGCTTTATGCGAAAAGGCGCGATCTGATGTGTGACGCGATGAAGACGTATTTCCCCGCCGATGTCACCTTTACGTATCCGCAAGGCGGCCTGTTTACGTGGGTTACCTTGCCTGACGATGTGGACGCAAAAAAATTGATGCCCAAATGTATTGCGCAGAATGTCGCTTATGTGCCGGGCGATATCTTCTATCCGAATGGCGGTCACGGCAATCACTTCAGGCTAAACTACTCCAATATGCCTGAAGACCGGATTGTTGAAGGAATCAAGCGTTTGGGAGCCGTTCTTGCAGAAGAACTGAAAAAATAA